A portion of the Gadus macrocephalus chromosome 10, ASM3116895v1 genome contains these proteins:
- the LOC132465608 gene encoding elongation factor 1-gamma-like, giving the protein MCSPPAAKKFAEMQPKKESAPAKKEKPAKENAKPQEKKKKEEKKAAPAADEEMDECEAALAAEPKSKDPFAHLPKSSFVMDECKRKYSNEDTLTVALPHFWENFDPEGYSIWYCEYKYPQELTQTFMSCNLISGMFQRLDRLRKNAFASVILFGTNNDSCISGIWVFRGQELVFPLSEDWQIDYESYNWRKLDPSSTECKTMVKEYLAWEGEFKHVGKPFNEGKVFK; this is encoded by the exons ATGTGTTCTCCTCCGGCAGCCAAGAAGTTTGCAGAGATGCAGCCCAAGAAGGAGTCTGCTCCGGCCAAGAAGGAGAAGCCAGCGAAGGAGAACGCCAAGccgcaggagaagaagaagaaggaggagaagaaggcggCCCCCGCTGCCGACGAGGAGATGGACGAGTGTGAAGCCGCACTCGCCGCAGAGCCCAAGAGCAAGGACCCCTTCGCCCACCTCCCCAAAAG CTCGTTTGTCATGGACGAGTGCAAGAGGAAGTACTCCAACGAGGACACCCTGACCGTCGCCCTACCCCACTTCTGGGAGAACTTCGACCCTGAGGGCTACTCCATCTGGTACTGTGAGTACAAGTACCCCCAGGAGCTCACCCAGACCTTCATGAGCTGCAACCTCATCTCAG gAATGTTCCAGCGTCTGGACCGGCTCAGGAAGAACGCCTTTGCCAGCGTTATCCTGTTCGGCACCAACAACGACAGCTGCATCTCAGGCATCTGGGTGTTCAGAGGCCAGGAGCTGGTGTTCCCT CTCTCGGAGGACTGGCAGATCGACTACGAGTCGTACAACTGGCGCAAGCTGGACCCCAGCAGCACCGAGTGCAAGACCATGGTGAAGGAGTACCTGGCCTGGGAGGGCGAGTTCAAGCACGTGGGCAAGCCCTTCAATGAGGGCAAGGTCTTCAAGTGA